TGACGATTGCGATGTGCAGATCGCCCAGCGCTTCGCGCAGTTTCTGCTCGGCGGCGAATTCTTCACCGCTCGGCACGATCAGCAGCCACTCGTCCGGGCCCATCCACTGCAGGCTGGTTTCGCCTTTGACGATCACGCTCAGAGCGCCCGGCAATTCGATGCCCAGCGCCTTGTGCACACCGGCGGCGAACGCGGCATCGTGGCCGTCGCCACGAATGGTCAGATGGCCGAGGAGTTTCTTCTCGCGCACGGTCACACCGGCGGTCTTGCGGCCCTTGCCGACCAGGCTGGCGAGGTCGGCGTGATGCAGCGACGACTCGGCCTTGGCCCCGGTGGTCGGGCGTTGTTGGTAAACGTTGGCTGCGGTCATAAAGCACCCTTCCTGAATTCGGTGTCGCTCCCGCGCCAGGCGCGGGAGCGATCAATTAGATGTTCTGGCGATCGCCTTTCGGATCGAAGAACACCGAAGAAACGATTTCCGCCTCGATCACGCTGCCGTCCGCCAGCGGTGCGAACACCCGCTCGCCCAGACGCTTCAGACCGCCCTTCACCACGCCCATGGCAAACGAATAGCCGAGGGAGTTGTGCGCGTAGCTGGAGGTCACGTGGCCGACCATGGTCATAGGGATCGACTGCTTGGTGTTGAACACCAGTTGCGCCCCCTCCGGCAGCCAGACATTCGGATCGACCGGTTTCAGGCCCACCAGTTGCTTACGCTGGTCACGCACGCAGTCTTCACGGTTCATGCCGCGCTGGCCGATCCACGAGAACGGTTTGGTGCGACCGACGCACCAGCCCATGTTCAGGTCGTCCGGGGTCATCGAGCCGTCGGTGTCCTGGCCGACGATGATGAAGCCCTTCTCGGCCCGCAGAACGTGCATGGTTTCGGTGCCGTACGGCGTCAGGTTGTACTGCTTGCCGGCCTCGACGATTTTTTCCAGCACGCCCATGGCGTAGTCGGCCTGGACGTTGACTTCGTACGACAGCTCACCGGTGAACGAGATGCGGAACACCCGCGCCGGCACACCGCCGACCAGACCTTCTTTCCAGGTCATGAACGGGAACGCTTCGTTGGCCAGATCGATGTCGGTCACGGCGCTGAGCAGCTTGCGGCTGTTCGGGCCGGACAGGGTCATGGTCGCCCAGTGGTCGGTGACGGAGGTGAAGTAGACCTTCATCTCTGGCCATTCGGTCTGGTGGTACAGCTCCAGCCATTGCAGTACGCGAGCCGCGCCGCCGGTAGTGGTGGTCATGACGAAATGGTTGTCGGCCAGACACGCCGTAACACCGTCGTCGAAGACCATGCCGTCTTCCTTGCACATCAGGCCGTAGCGGGCCTTGCCCACATCGAGCTTGGTCCAGGCGTTGGTGTACACGCGGTTGAGGAACTCACGGGCGTCCGGGCCCTGGATGTCGATCTTGCCCAGGGTCGAAGCGTCCAGCAGACCGACGCTGTCACGCACAGCCTTGCATTCGCGTTTGACGGCGGCATGCATGTCTTCGCCGTTTTTCGGGAAGTACCACGGACGTTTCCACTGACCGACGTCTTCGAACTCGGCGCCGTTTTTCAGGTGCCATTGATGCAGTGCGGTGTAACGCACAGGTTCGAAGATGTGCCCGCAGTGACGACCCGCTACCGCGCCGAAAGTGACCGGCGTGTAGTTCGGACGGAACATCGTGGTGCCCATCTGCGGGATGGTCACGTTCAGCGAGCGGGCAGCGATGGCCAGGCCGTTCACGTTGCCGAGCTTGCCCTGATCGGTGCCGAAGCCCAGCGCTGTGTAGCGTTTGACGTGCTCGACCGACTCGAAACCTTCGCGGGTCGCCAGTTCGATGGCGGCGGCGGTCACGTCGTTCTGCAGGTCGACGAATTGCTTCGGCGCCCGTGCGGTGGCTTTTTCGTGCGGCACCTGGAACAGCGCCAGCGTCGGTTCTTCCAGACGGCTCAGGGCTTTCGGCAGGACTGCTTCGACGCTCTGGAAACCGGCTTCGGACGCAGCGCGCACGCCGCCTTCAAAACCGTCAGCCAGCGAATCACCGAGACCGTAGACGCCGTTGATGCCACCGACGCACACGCGTTTCTGCGGTGCTTCGCCCGGTACGAAACCGAGGATGTCTTCGCGCCAGATCGGCTTGCCGCCGAGGTGCGACGCCAGGTGAACCACCGGGCTGTAACCGCCGGAGCTGGCGATCAGGTCGCAGTCGAGCCATTCGCCCGGGCTGGTGACCTTGTGGCCTTTGACATCGATCGCTGCCACGCGGGCAGCGGTCACGTGCTTGCTGCCACGGGCCTCGATCACGGCGCTGCCGGTGAGGATGCGAATGCCTTTGGCGCGGGCTTCTTCCACCAGCGCACCACGCGGATTGCTGCGGGCGTCGGCAATGGCGACCACCTGCAGGCTTGCGTCGAGCCAGTCCAGCGCCACGCGGTAGGCGTGATCGTTGTTGACTCCCAGCACAAGCTTCTTGCCCGGTGCCACGCCGTAACGGCGCACGTAAGTCGATACGGCACCGGCGAGCATGTTGCCCGGCACGTCGTTGTTGCCGTAGACCAGCGGACGCTCGTGAGCGCCGGTCGCCAGCACCACGCGCTTGGCGCGGACACGGTGGATGCGCTGACGCACCTGGCCGATCGGCGCGCGGTCGCCGAGGTGATCGGTGAGGCGTTCGTGAATGGTCAGGAAGTTGTGGTCGTGGTAACCGTTGACCGTGGCGCGCGGCAACAGCAGCACGTCCGGAGTGTTCTTCAATTCAGCAACGACACTGGCGACCCAGTCCACGGCTGGTTTGCCGTCGAGGCTTTCGCGGGAATCGAGCAGGCTGCCGCCGAACTCTTCCTGTTCATCGGCGATGATCACGCGGGCACCGCTACGCGCAGCGGCCAGGGCAGCAGCCAGACCGGCCGGGCCGGCGCCGACGATCAGCACGTCGCAGTGCTGGTTCATGTAATCGTAGGTGTCCGGATCGACTTCGGTCGGCGAGCGACCCAGACCTGCGGCCTTGCGAATGTACTTCTCGTAAGTCATCCAGAACGATTGCGGGTACATGAAGGTTTTGTAGTAGAAACCCGGCGGCATCAGCTTGCCGCCGACCTTGCCGAGAATCCCCATCATGTCGTTGTTGACGCTCGGCCAGCCGTTGGTGCTGGTGGCGACCAGGCCCTGGTACAGCGCCTGTTGCGTGGCGCGCACGTTAGGGATCTGGGTGGCTTCGGTCGCACCGATCTGCAGCACCGCGTTCGGCTCTTCGGCACCGGCGGCGAAGATGCCGCGCGGACGCGAATACTTGAAGCTGCGGCCAATGATATCGACGCCGTTGGCCAGCAGTGCAGCGGCCAGCGAGTCGCCCTCAAACCCTTTATAGGTCTGGCCGTTGAAGGTGAAGCTCAGCACTTTGTTGCGGTCGATCCGTCCACCGTTGGACAGGCGATTGGTCTGGCTCATACCTTCTCTCCCAGCGCCGTCGTGGCTGTTTTCGCAGTGTCAGCCTTGTCGGTGAATTGCGGCTTGGTGCCGATCTTGTAGGTTTCGAGAATCTCGTAGGTCACGGTGTCGCGGGTGACGTTGAAGTACTGGCGGCAACCGGCGACGTGATCCCACAACTCGTGGTGCAGACCGCGAGGGTTGTCGCGGAAGAACATGTAGTCGCCCCACTCCTCGTCGGTGCAGCTGTTCGGATCCAGCGGACGCGGAATGTGCGCCTGGCCGGATGCGTGGAATTCCTCTTCGGAGCGCAGTTCGCCGCAGTGAGGACAGAAGATGTGCAACATAGGGATTTCTCCTGTTAGTGGGCGACGGCAGCAGCGCCGTGTTCGTCGATCAGTGCGCCGTTGTGGAAACGGTCGATGGAAAACGGTGCGGCCAGCGGGTGCATTTCACCCTTGGCCAGACTCGCGGCAAACACGTTGCCCGAGCCAGGAGTTGCCTTGAAGCCGCCGGTACCCCAACCGCAGTTGAAGAACATGTTCGGGACCGGGGTTTTCGAAATGATCGGGCAGGCATCCGGTGTGGTATCGACGATGCCGCCCCACTGACGGTTCATGCGCACCCGCGACAGCACCGGGAACATCTCGACGATGGCCTGGATGGTGTGTTCGATCACCGGGTACGAACCGCGCTGACCGTAGCCGTTGTAGCCGTCGATACCGGCGCCGATCACCAGGTCGCCCTTGTCGGACTGGCTGATGTAACCGTGCACGGCATTGGACATGATCACGCTGTCGATAATCGGTTTGATCGGCTCGGACACCAGCGCTTGCAGCGGGTGGGATTCGATCGGCAGGCGGAAACCGGCGAGCTTGGCCATGTGCCCGGAGTTACCGGCGGTGACCACGCCGACGCGCTTGGCGCCGATGAAGCCCTTGTTGGTTTCAACGCCGATGCACACGCCGTTTTCCTTGCGGAAACCGATCACTTCGGTCTGCTGGATCAAGTCCACGCCGAGGGCGTCGGCGGCACGGGCAAAGCCCCACGCCACGGCATCGTGACGGGCCACGCCGCCGCGACGCTGAACGGTTGCGCCCATCACCGGGTAGCGGGTGTTTTTCGAGCAGTCGAGG
The window above is part of the Pseudomonas fluorescens genome. Proteins encoded here:
- a CDS encoding sarcosine oxidase subunit beta, which codes for MQRYSGFGLFKHSLSHHENWQRMWRTPTPKKVYDVVIVGGGGHGLATAYYLAKEHGITNVAVVEKGWLGGGNTARNTTIVRSNYLWDESAHLYEHAMKLWEGLSQDLNYNVMFSQRGVYNLCHTLQDIRDSERRVSANRLNGVDGELLNAKQVADEIPYLDCSKNTRYPVMGATVQRRGGVARHDAVAWGFARAADALGVDLIQQTEVIGFRKENGVCIGVETNKGFIGAKRVGVVTAGNSGHMAKLAGFRLPIESHPLQALVSEPIKPIIDSVIMSNAVHGYISQSDKGDLVIGAGIDGYNGYGQRGSYPVIEHTIQAIVEMFPVLSRVRMNRQWGGIVDTTPDACPIISKTPVPNMFFNCGWGTGGFKATPGSGNVFAASLAKGEMHPLAAPFSIDRFHNGALIDEHGAAAVAH
- a CDS encoding sarcosine oxidase subunit alpha, with protein sequence MSQTNRLSNGGRIDRNKVLSFTFNGQTYKGFEGDSLAAALLANGVDIIGRSFKYSRPRGIFAAGAEEPNAVLQIGATEATQIPNVRATQQALYQGLVATSTNGWPSVNNDMMGILGKVGGKLMPPGFYYKTFMYPQSFWMTYEKYIRKAAGLGRSPTEVDPDTYDYMNQHCDVLIVGAGPAGLAAALAAARSGARVIIADEQEEFGGSLLDSRESLDGKPAVDWVASVVAELKNTPDVLLLPRATVNGYHDHNFLTIHERLTDHLGDRAPIGQVRQRIHRVRAKRVVLATGAHERPLVYGNNDVPGNMLAGAVSTYVRRYGVAPGKKLVLGVNNDHAYRVALDWLDASLQVVAIADARSNPRGALVEEARAKGIRILTGSAVIEARGSKHVTAARVAAIDVKGHKVTSPGEWLDCDLIASSGGYSPVVHLASHLGGKPIWREDILGFVPGEAPQKRVCVGGINGVYGLGDSLADGFEGGVRAASEAGFQSVEAVLPKALSRLEEPTLALFQVPHEKATARAPKQFVDLQNDVTAAAIELATREGFESVEHVKRYTALGFGTDQGKLGNVNGLAIAARSLNVTIPQMGTTMFRPNYTPVTFGAVAGRHCGHIFEPVRYTALHQWHLKNGAEFEDVGQWKRPWYFPKNGEDMHAAVKRECKAVRDSVGLLDASTLGKIDIQGPDAREFLNRVYTNAWTKLDVGKARYGLMCKEDGMVFDDGVTACLADNHFVMTTTTGGAARVLQWLELYHQTEWPEMKVYFTSVTDHWATMTLSGPNSRKLLSAVTDIDLANEAFPFMTWKEGLVGGVPARVFRISFTGELSYEVNVQADYAMGVLEKIVEAGKQYNLTPYGTETMHVLRAEKGFIIVGQDTDGSMTPDDLNMGWCVGRTKPFSWIGQRGMNREDCVRDQRKQLVGLKPVDPNVWLPEGAQLVFNTKQSIPMTMVGHVTSSYAHNSLGYSFAMGVVKGGLKRLGERVFAPLADGSVIEAEIVSSVFFDPKGDRQNI
- a CDS encoding sarcosine oxidase subunit delta codes for the protein MLHIFCPHCGELRSEEEFHASGQAHIPRPLDPNSCTDEEWGDYMFFRDNPRGLHHELWDHVAGCRQYFNVTRDTVTYEILETYKIGTKPQFTDKADTAKTATTALGEKV
- a CDS encoding sarcosine oxidase subunit gamma, giving the protein MTAANVYQQRPTTGAKAESSLHHADLASLVGKGRKTAGVTVREKKLLGHLTIRGDGHDAAFAAGVHKALGIELPGALSVIVKGETSLQWMGPDEWLLIVPSGEEFAAEQKLREALGDLHIAIVNVSGGQQVLELSGPNVRQVLMKSTSYDVHPNNFPVGKAVGTVFAKSQLMIRHTAEDTWELLIRRSFSDYWWLWLQDASAEYGLSVQA